The Bryobacteraceae bacterium genome includes a window with the following:
- the ftsY gene encoding signal recognition particle receptor FtsY has protein sequence MPGLLERLKQGIQKTRAGLVGKVEDVLLGRKEIDPDLLDELEYTLITADIGVRTATDILESIRQRVDRHLVNDPGELRQLIREHLLGVLEAGERPLNWPAHPPAVVLLVGVNGSGKTTTTGKLAAQFKAQGKNVLLCAADTFRAAAIDQLEVWSRRAGVEIIRQGAGADPSAVLYDAIQAAKARNTDILLADTAGRLHTKSNLMAELEKMRRTAARLVEGAPHEVWLVLDATTGQNGLEQARRFTESAGVTGLILTKLDGTAKGGIVVAIARELNLPIRYVGVGEQADDLLPFDAHQFIDSLFEP, from the coding sequence ATGCCCGGCCTTCTCGAACGACTCAAGCAGGGAATCCAGAAAACGCGCGCCGGCCTTGTCGGCAAAGTGGAGGATGTTCTCCTCGGCAGGAAGGAGATCGATCCGGATCTGCTCGACGAGCTCGAGTACACGCTCATCACCGCCGACATCGGCGTGCGCACGGCCACTGACATTCTGGAGTCGATCCGTCAGCGGGTGGACCGGCACCTGGTGAATGATCCCGGCGAGCTGCGCCAGCTGATCCGCGAGCATCTGCTGGGCGTGCTGGAGGCGGGCGAACGGCCGCTGAACTGGCCCGCGCACCCGCCCGCGGTGGTGCTGCTGGTGGGCGTGAACGGCTCGGGCAAGACGACGACGACGGGGAAGCTGGCGGCGCAGTTCAAGGCGCAGGGCAAGAACGTCCTGCTGTGCGCCGCCGATACGTTCCGCGCCGCAGCCATCGATCAGCTGGAGGTCTGGAGCCGGCGCGCGGGCGTGGAGATCATCCGGCAGGGCGCGGGCGCCGACCCGAGCGCCGTGCTGTACGACGCCATTCAGGCGGCGAAAGCGCGCAACACGGATATTCTGCTGGCCGACACTGCCGGCCGCCTGCACACGAAGTCGAATCTGATGGCGGAGCTGGAAAAGATGCGCCGCACTGCGGCGCGTCTGGTGGAGGGCGCGCCGCATGAAGTCTGGCTCGTGCTCGACGCCACGACAGGGCAGAACGGTCTGGAGCAGGCGCGGCGGTTCACGGAGTCGGCGGGCGTGACGGGCCTGATTCTGACCAAGCTCGACGGCACGGCCAAGGGCGGCATCGTCGTGGCGATCGCCCGCGAGCTGAATCTGCCGATCCGATATGTTGGCGTCGGCGAGCAGGCGGACGATCTGCTGCCCTTCGACGCGCACCAGTTCATCGACTCGCTCTTCGAACCATGA
- a CDS encoding riboflavin biosynthesis protein RibD: protein MNPEWIREALALARQGAGRVSPNPAVGAVVVRDGQAVGRGFHTWAGVKHAEAIALEEAGEAARGADLYVTLEPCAHTGRTPPCVDAILRAGVARVISITEDPNPLVAGQGFARLRAAGVEVILLEELAEEARRLNLAFFHFMRTGRPLVTLKSALTLDGKIAAPEDNTGWITSEKARAHVQIVRHEHDAILTGINTVLGDDCLLTDRSGLERARPLLRIVLDSLLRLPPSSRMVQSCRNDVLVVCTSVAPPQRRTALEERGVEVIALDGEGGRPDLRRVVSLLAERQYLSLMIEAGSKVNWSALESGAVDRILFYYAPKILGGMQSLPVAGGLGRRRRSDAILFRDVRLTPIPPDEFLLEAWLVKD from the coding sequence ATGAACCCGGAATGGATCCGCGAAGCGCTCGCCCTGGCCCGCCAGGGAGCGGGGCGGGTTTCGCCGAATCCGGCCGTGGGCGCCGTGGTCGTGCGGGATGGCCAGGCGGTGGGCCGCGGATTTCATACGTGGGCGGGAGTGAAACACGCGGAAGCGATCGCGCTGGAAGAGGCGGGCGAAGCGGCGCGCGGCGCGGATCTCTATGTGACGCTCGAGCCCTGCGCGCACACGGGGCGCACGCCGCCGTGCGTGGATGCGATCCTCCGCGCGGGCGTCGCGCGGGTGATCTCGATCACCGAGGATCCCAACCCGCTGGTGGCGGGGCAGGGCTTCGCGCGGCTGCGCGCAGCGGGCGTCGAGGTCATTCTTCTGGAAGAGTTGGCCGAGGAGGCGCGGAGGCTGAATCTGGCGTTCTTTCACTTCATGCGCACGGGGCGGCCGCTGGTGACGCTGAAGTCGGCGCTGACGCTGGACGGCAAGATCGCCGCTCCGGAAGACAATACGGGCTGGATCACGTCGGAGAAGGCGCGGGCCCACGTGCAGATCGTGCGGCACGAGCATGATGCGATTCTGACGGGCATCAACACGGTGCTGGGCGACGACTGCCTGCTGACGGACCGCAGCGGGCTGGAGCGGGCGCGGCCGCTGCTGCGGATCGTGCTGGACTCGCTGCTGCGCCTGCCGCCATCGAGCCGCATGGTCCAGAGCTGCCGCAACGACGTGCTGGTGGTGTGCACGTCGGTTGCGCCGCCGCAGCGCCGCACGGCGCTCGAGGAGCGCGGCGTGGAGGTGATCGCCCTGGACGGCGAAGGCGGGCGTCCGGATCTCAGGCGCGTCGTCTCTCTGCTTGCCGAACGGCAGTACCTTTCGCTGATGATCGAAGCCGGGAGCAAGGTGAACTGGTCGGCGCTCGAATCGGGCGCGGTGGACCGCATCCTGTTCTACTACGCGCCGAAGATCCTGGGCGGCATGCAGTCGCTGCCCGTTGCCGGAGGGCTGGGGCGGCGGCGGCGCTCGGACGCCATCCTGTTCCGCGATGTCCGGCTGACGCCCATCCCGCCGGACGAGTTCCTGCTGGAAGCCTGGCTCGTGAAGGACTGA
- the argH gene encoding argininosuccinate lyase, which produces MKLWGGRFEEGPNEVFQRFSWSLRFDRRLFEADIAGSQAWARALARAGILTDGEADTLCRALSEVPPPPADAPDEDIHTYVIRVLKEKTGALASKIHTGRSRNEQVSLDTRLWLRGTIDRCAASLRALMGALLESAQPRTATVIPGYTHLRRAQPVAWAHYLLAYFEMFWRDHERLQQARARVNVMPLGSGALAGCGFPIDREAIARELGFDAVTANSMDVSADRDWALDFLSAASILMLHLSRLAEDWILYSSEEFGWLELSDGVTSGSSLMPQKKNPDSLELIRGKCGRVFACYTSLFVTMKGLPLTYNRDMQEDKEPLFEAADQTEAALEMARAVVETAQLRPEPARRAAAEGWLVATDLAEALARSGVPFHDAHHLVGRLVLESLRAGRKPQDWTGAELHAFDPRFLPEMAELLDPEKGLATRTARGGAAPQTVAAALAEARRRLESIS; this is translated from the coding sequence GTGAAGCTGTGGGGCGGACGGTTTGAAGAAGGGCCGAACGAGGTCTTCCAGCGTTTTTCGTGGTCGCTGCGCTTCGACCGGCGGCTGTTCGAAGCCGACATCGCCGGCTCGCAGGCGTGGGCGCGGGCGCTCGCCCGGGCTGGCATCCTGACGGACGGAGAGGCGGACACGTTGTGCCGCGCGCTGTCGGAAGTGCCCCCTCCGCCTGCGGACGCGCCGGACGAAGACATCCACACTTACGTCATCCGCGTGCTGAAGGAGAAAACCGGGGCGCTGGCTTCGAAGATCCATACGGGGCGGTCGCGCAACGAGCAGGTTTCTCTCGACACGCGCCTGTGGCTGCGCGGGACCATCGACCGGTGCGCGGCGTCGCTGCGCGCGCTGATGGGCGCGCTGCTCGAATCGGCGCAGCCGCGCACGGCCACGGTCATCCCCGGCTACACGCACCTGCGTCGGGCGCAGCCGGTCGCGTGGGCGCACTATCTGCTGGCCTATTTCGAGATGTTCTGGCGCGACCACGAGCGCCTGCAGCAGGCGCGGGCGCGCGTCAACGTGATGCCGCTCGGCTCGGGCGCGCTCGCCGGCTGCGGCTTTCCGATCGACCGGGAAGCCATCGCGCGCGAACTCGGATTCGATGCGGTGACCGCGAACTCGATGGACGTCAGCGCGGACCGCGACTGGGCCCTCGATTTTCTCTCCGCCGCATCGATCCTGATGCTGCACCTGTCGCGCCTGGCCGAGGACTGGATTCTCTATTCCTCGGAAGAATTCGGCTGGCTGGAGCTGTCCGACGGCGTCACCAGCGGCTCGTCGCTGATGCCGCAGAAGAAAAATCCGGATTCTCTGGAACTGATCCGCGGCAAATGCGGCCGGGTTTTCGCCTGCTATACGTCTTTGTTTGTGACGATGAAGGGCCTCCCGCTGACCTACAACCGGGACATGCAGGAAGACAAGGAGCCGCTGTTTGAAGCCGCCGATCAGACGGAGGCTGCGCTGGAGATGGCGCGCGCCGTCGTCGAGACGGCTCAACTGCGTCCGGAACCTGCGCGTCGCGCCGCAGCCGAAGGCTGGCTGGTGGCCACCGACCTGGCCGAGGCGCTGGCACGCTCGGGCGTCCCCTTCCACGACGCCCATCACCTGGTCGGCAGGCTCGTGCTCGAAAGCCTGCGCGCCGGGCGAAAACCGCAGGACTGGACGGGCGCGGAGCTGCACGCCTTCGACCCGCGCTTCTTGCCCGAAATGGCCGAATTGCTCGATCCTGAAAAAGGGCTCGCCACGCGCACCGCCCGCGGAGGCGCGGCCCCGCAGACCGTCGCCGCCGCGCTGGCTGAAGCCCGGCGGCGCCTGGAGTCCATCTCATGA
- the arcB gene encoding ornithine carbamoyltransferase, catabolic has translation MIDSSPSPFPRVRSGDLTSDLDLTPAELRTLLDLAAEVKRHPSRFRQALRGRILSLLFEKPSLRTRMTFEVAAKQLGGDALLTTGPIGGREPVEDVARNLERWTDLIVARTFSQETVDALARHARIPVVNALSDRYHPCQALADMQTLREQWGGWSGHKLAFVGDGNNVAHSLMLDAARLGLDFVCITPPGYEPDAKIVQQARQFAVETGALIEVTNSTEEGLRGAEAVYTDVWASMGFEHEAAERARVFAAYQVNRNLMALAAPGAFFMHCLPAHREEEVTADVIESPVSLVFEQAENRLHAQKALLLMLLDGPAQ, from the coding sequence ATGATCGATTCGTCCCCGTCCCCGTTTCCCCGCGTGCGTTCGGGCGACCTGACTTCCGATCTCGACCTGACGCCGGCCGAGCTCCGCACGCTGCTGGATCTGGCCGCGGAAGTCAAGCGTCATCCGTCGCGGTTCCGTCAGGCGTTGCGCGGGCGCATTCTCAGCCTTTTGTTTGAAAAGCCGTCGCTGCGCACGCGCATGACGTTCGAAGTCGCGGCCAAGCAGCTCGGCGGCGATGCGCTGCTGACTACGGGGCCGATCGGCGGGCGCGAGCCGGTGGAGGACGTGGCGCGCAACCTGGAGCGCTGGACGGATCTGATCGTGGCCAGAACATTTTCACAGGAAACTGTCGATGCGCTGGCTCGGCACGCGCGGATTCCCGTCGTCAACGCGCTGTCGGACCGCTATCATCCCTGCCAGGCGCTGGCCGATATGCAGACGCTGCGCGAGCAATGGGGCGGATGGAGCGGCCACAAACTGGCGTTCGTAGGCGACGGCAACAACGTGGCCCACTCGCTGATGCTGGACGCGGCGCGGCTCGGTCTGGATTTCGTCTGCATCACGCCCCCCGGCTACGAACCGGATGCGAAGATCGTCCAACAGGCGCGGCAGTTCGCCGTCGAGACGGGCGCACTGATCGAGGTCACCAACAGCACGGAAGAGGGCCTCCGCGGGGCTGAAGCGGTCTATACGGACGTCTGGGCTTCCATGGGCTTCGAGCACGAGGCGGCCGAGCGCGCGCGCGTCTTCGCCGCCTATCAGGTCAACCGCAATCTGATGGCGCTGGCCGCGCCGGGCGCGTTCTTCATGCATTGCCTGCCGGCGCACCGCGAAGAAGAGGTGACCGCCGACGTGATTGAGTCGCCGGTCTCGCTCGTCTTCGAGCAGGCCGAGAACCGCCTGCACGCCCAGAAGGCGCTGCTGCTGATGCTGCTGGACGGACCGGCGCAATAA
- the argR gene encoding arginine repressor, with the protein MTKNYRQGQILKLIRSRRINTQEELAQELRSQGIEVTQVTLSRDLREMGIVKTADGYREILPDPTGPSLAQVMAEYLLDVRLAQHLVILKTSTGSANSLAVALDQEDWPEIAGTVAGDDTVFVACWDNQRAKTVHERLLSYVNQ; encoded by the coding sequence ATGACCAAGAACTACCGCCAGGGACAGATCCTCAAACTGATCCGCTCCAGACGGATCAACACGCAGGAAGAGCTCGCCCAGGAACTGCGCTCGCAGGGCATCGAAGTCACGCAGGTCACCCTTTCGCGCGACCTGCGCGAGATGGGCATCGTCAAAACCGCCGATGGCTACCGCGAGATCCTCCCCGATCCGACCGGACCGAGTCTCGCCCAGGTGATGGCCGAGTATCTGCTCGACGTGCGCCTCGCCCAGCACCTCGTCATTCTCAAGACCTCCACCGGCAGCGCCAACTCTCTTGCCGTGGCGCTCGACCAGGAAGACTGGCCCGAAATCGCCGGCACCGTGGCTGGCGACGATACCGTCTTCGTGGCCTGCTGGGACAACCAGCGCGCCAAGACGGTCCACGAGCGTCTCCTGTCCTACGTGAATCAGTAG
- a CDS encoding aminodeoxychorismate lyase, translating into MRGAFRTAVSLAAAAAAGSLLAVKTDRYAAFSGEVFVDIPLGTPTVKIAAMLADAGVVRHPLFFLLARAWHPRWKPLAGEYRFAEPATPERVLERLAKGDVFTVELRVPEGTDCYDLAALVEAAGLARADEFLPLALPHEGYLFPSTYRFSRRAAPEQIVDTMRRTFEQVWRELGGTEERKRETVILASLVEAEAVKDEERARIAGVFLNRLKKGMRLECDPTVKYAARREGRWRGAIYRSDLESRNRYNTYVWHGLPPGPVTNPGRKSLEAALHPAETEELYFVAKANGDGGHVFSRDYESHQKAVREYRRGQNHAPRPGGNSRVAPQPGRRAR; encoded by the coding sequence ATGAGGGGCGCGTTCCGGACCGCTGTTTCCCTTGCCGCCGCCGCTGCCGCGGGGTCACTTCTCGCGGTCAAGACGGACAGGTACGCGGCCTTCAGCGGGGAGGTGTTCGTCGACATTCCATTGGGAACGCCGACGGTGAAAATCGCCGCCATGCTGGCCGATGCGGGCGTGGTGCGGCACCCGCTGTTCTTTCTGCTGGCGCGCGCCTGGCATCCGCGGTGGAAGCCTCTTGCCGGGGAGTACCGGTTCGCTGAGCCGGCGACGCCGGAGCGGGTGCTGGAGAGGCTGGCGAAAGGGGACGTCTTCACGGTGGAGCTGCGCGTGCCTGAGGGCACGGACTGCTACGATCTTGCGGCGCTGGTCGAAGCGGCCGGGCTGGCGCGGGCGGACGAGTTTCTGCCGCTGGCGCTGCCGCACGAGGGCTATCTGTTTCCGTCGACGTACCGCTTTTCGCGCAGGGCGGCGCCGGAGCAGATTGTGGACACGATGCGCCGCACGTTCGAGCAGGTGTGGCGGGAACTGGGCGGGACGGAAGAGCGGAAGCGCGAGACGGTGATTCTGGCGTCGCTGGTGGAGGCGGAAGCCGTGAAGGACGAAGAGCGGGCGCGCATCGCGGGCGTCTTTCTCAACCGCCTGAAGAAGGGCATGCGGCTCGAGTGCGACCCCACGGTGAAGTACGCGGCCCGGCGCGAAGGACGGTGGCGCGGCGCGATCTACCGGAGCGACCTGGAGAGCCGGAACCGCTACAACACGTACGTCTGGCACGGGCTGCCTCCGGGGCCGGTGACCAATCCGGGGCGCAAGTCGCTGGAGGCGGCGCTGCACCCGGCCGAAACAGAAGAGCTGTATTTTGTCGCGAAGGCGAACGGCGACGGCGGCCATGTCTTCAGCCGGGACTATGAATCCCACCAGAAGGCGGTGCGAGAATATCGGCGGGGACAGAACCATGCGCCGCGGCCGGGCGGAAATTCTCGCGTGGCTCCGCAGCCAGGGCGTAGAGCGCGTTGA
- a CDS encoding peptidase S9: protein MLFRMSPLRVSHAAAAIAASALCGVLVAPWTVRAQAKKPVTLEALASAGARMMAPAVQAFWSPQGGRLAVIRSEKLLLHDAATGEEKEIANLAELSRQAQPYPQPAQMTWENRRVREQRIQWSQDGSKVLILSGGDLFLWEESTGKTAQLTSTPVAERDPKLSPDGLKVSFRRDRDLYVLEIGSKKVTRLTHDSSETLWNGMLDWVYPEELDLGTAHWWSPDSSRIAYLQFDVSREPLYPHGDFLKMNAVAEPQRYPKAGEPNADVRVGVVAASGGATKWMDFGETRDFLIARVHWSPDSKSVLVHRLNRVQDHLWIAAADATTGRARVLIEETDPAWINITDDFRLLSGGRILRSSEQSGFRHLYLHAPDGKMLRQLTRGEWEVSSIACVDENGGRIFFAGTQASPLERRLYRTSFDGAAPALVSPGAGTHSIQMSPACDYYLDTFSNLDSPPRTTLHDAGGREVRVWREPDTKILEEYEILKTEIHRFKGSDGTEFYGRLIRPANFDPSKKYPVIVSVYGGPHAQSVRNAWPGGISWEQVMAHKGFVIWQMDNRGSAGRGHRFEAALYRRLGKQELADQLEGIRYLTSLGFIDPQRIGVQGWSYGGFMTLYCLLHAPDVFKAGAAGAAVTDWRNYDTIYTERYLGLPSENEQGYRDSSPVHAAANLKGRLLLIHNIEDDNVLFANALQMMNALQQAGKSFETLIYPQKSHGLMGRASQHRWAEQTRFFEEALR from the coding sequence ATGCTGTTTCGCATGAGCCCGCTGAGAGTCTCGCACGCGGCCGCCGCGATAGCCGCTTCCGCCCTGTGCGGAGTTCTGGTGGCGCCGTGGACCGTCCGCGCCCAGGCGAAGAAACCGGTCACTCTGGAAGCTCTTGCCTCCGCCGGCGCGCGCATGATGGCGCCGGCAGTGCAGGCTTTCTGGTCCCCGCAGGGCGGGCGCCTGGCGGTGATCCGCTCTGAGAAGCTGCTGCTCCACGACGCCGCCACCGGCGAGGAAAAGGAGATCGCCAATCTGGCCGAGCTCTCCCGCCAGGCGCAGCCTTATCCGCAGCCGGCACAGATGACTTGGGAAAACCGCCGCGTCCGCGAGCAGCGCATTCAGTGGTCGCAGGACGGCTCGAAGGTCCTGATCCTTTCCGGCGGAGATCTCTTCCTTTGGGAAGAATCCACCGGCAAGACCGCGCAACTGACGTCGACTCCCGTCGCCGAGCGCGACCCGAAGCTGTCGCCCGACGGACTGAAGGTCAGCTTCCGCCGCGACCGCGATCTCTACGTTCTGGAGATCGGTTCGAAAAAAGTCACGCGCCTGACGCATGACTCCTCCGAAACGCTCTGGAACGGCATGCTCGATTGGGTCTATCCCGAGGAACTGGATCTCGGCACCGCTCACTGGTGGTCGCCAGACTCCTCCCGCATCGCCTATCTCCAGTTCGATGTGAGCCGCGAGCCGCTCTACCCGCACGGAGACTTCCTCAAAATGAACGCCGTCGCCGAGCCGCAGCGCTATCCCAAGGCGGGCGAACCCAACGCCGACGTGCGCGTGGGCGTCGTCGCCGCCTCCGGCGGCGCCACGAAATGGATGGATTTCGGCGAGACGCGCGACTTTCTCATCGCCCGCGTCCACTGGTCTCCGGATTCGAAGTCCGTTCTCGTGCACCGCCTGAACCGCGTGCAGGACCATCTTTGGATCGCCGCCGCGGATGCAACGACCGGCCGCGCGCGCGTGCTGATCGAGGAAACCGACCCGGCGTGGATCAACATCACGGACGATTTCCGCCTTCTTTCCGGCGGCCGCATTCTGCGCTCGAGCGAACAGAGCGGTTTCCGCCATCTTTACCTGCACGCGCCGGACGGAAAAATGCTGCGCCAGCTCACGCGCGGGGAATGGGAGGTCAGCTCCATCGCCTGCGTCGACGAAAACGGCGGCAGGATTTTCTTTGCCGGCACGCAGGCCAGCCCGCTGGAACGGCGCCTGTACAGAACGTCGTTCGACGGCGCGGCGCCCGCTCTGGTGAGCCCTGGCGCGGGTACGCACTCCATCCAGATGAGCCCGGCGTGCGATTATTACCTGGACACGTTTTCGAATCTCGACTCCCCGCCCCGGACAACACTGCACGATGCGGGCGGCAGGGAGGTCCGCGTCTGGCGCGAGCCCGATACGAAAATTCTCGAGGAATATGAAATCCTGAAGACGGAAATTCACCGCTTCAAAGGCTCGGATGGAACGGAATTCTACGGCCGCCTGATCCGCCCCGCGAATTTCGATCCGTCGAAAAAATACCCGGTGATCGTCTCCGTGTACGGAGGGCCGCACGCCCAGAGCGTCCGCAATGCATGGCCCGGCGGCATCAGCTGGGAGCAGGTGATGGCCCACAAGGGATTCGTCATCTGGCAGATGGACAACCGCGGCTCGGCCGGCCGCGGACACCGCTTTGAGGCCGCGCTCTACCGCCGCCTCGGGAAACAGGAGCTGGCCGATCAGCTCGAAGGCATCCGATATCTAACCAGCCTCGGCTTCATCGACCCGCAGCGCATCGGCGTGCAGGGCTGGAGCTACGGCGGCTTCATGACGCTGTATTGCCTGCTCCACGCGCCGGACGTCTTCAAAGCCGGCGCCGCCGGCGCCGCCGTCACCGACTGGCGCAACTACGACACCATCTACACGGAGCGCTACCTCGGGCTGCCTTCGGAGAACGAGCAGGGCTACCGCGACAGCTCCCCCGTTCATGCCGCCGCCAACCTCAAAGGGCGTCTCCTGCTGATCCACAACATCGAGGACGACAACGTTCTCTTCGCCAACGCCCTGCAGATGATGAACGCCCTGCAGCAGGCTGGCAAGTCTTTCGAGACCCTGATCTACCCCCAGAAAAGCCACGGCCTGATGGGACGCGCCAGCCAGCACCGTTGGGCCGAGCAGACCCGGTTCTTCGAGGAGGCCCTGCGGTAG